In Sphingobacterium sp. SRCM116780, the genomic stretch AAAAAAACAAAGCAGCACGATCATCACAATCACTGTACTGATTGTTTAACGTTTGTTCAGGAGATAATCTCTTCTCTTTCCCAAAATTAATATCATCATTTTCGTACAAGAAAGCATAGCGTGTAAATCTCATCAAATAATCGACCCCTTTGATCACATGCATGCCTTTTAAATTTTCTTTTAATACAGGTATTAACGTTTCATATGTTTCTTTACTTAATGGAATATTGAAGTAAGTTTCGAAATCTACCCCAGGATAATTCGCAAAAATTTTATTAACCTCATTGTTTAGTTTCACCTTAAAGTGATATAATTTTTCATTGTACTTAAAGTCGATTTTCTTATTTACATAATTTTGAGGACTAAAATCAGGCATATGCGTTACTTTATAACTAAAGTCATGAACGGCATTATCTATCTTTAATTGAAGTGGTATATACGTGCCATCTCTTTTAAAAAGCTTACCGTAATCATGGTAATTCAAACAGGTATATTGATTGCCATCAACATTGAAAAATGGAATATCTGCAATATCTTCATGATTCTTGATGTAAAATATAATTTGATTATTGCCAATTGCTAAGCGTGCATCATATCCAGATTGACATAATAAGAACCATTTGTAAAGCGTATAACGACCATAATTAAGCTCTTTTGGACTCAGTTCTTGTGCAGTTTTTCTTATCAGCTGATAATAGATCCAATCATTGAGTTGATATTTTTGTTTATAATTGAGCAATGCATTTATAATCGGTTTATAGTTACTTACTTTTATTTTATCATAAAAATCTAATACATGTGCTTCATTTATGTCTGAAGGAAAATTGACCAAAAATGTAGAATCAGCTGAAAAGTCAAAAGAAGAATTGTAAAAATCAATTTTATAATTTTGCGCATAAGATTGTTGTTGATGTATCAATATAAACATCAAAGCGATCAGATAATGTGCGATATAGAATTTATTGAATTTCAATTTGTTAACATTTTCTTAATATTAAAGATACTTAAAATTAACATATTAAAGAATAGAAAAGAGATTTCTTACAGATAGATGACTTTGGGTTTTTTGGTCTATAAATTATAGATATTGTGAGGAAAATTTTGTCAACTAATCTCTGCTTTTTTTTCTTCTTTATAAGAAAATAATTAAATGAGGCAAGATATTTGATGCTATTCGCGATATATTAATAAACATTGAAATGGAAATAAAAACTTCTACAAAATTCGTTGCCGAACTAATTGGGACATTTGGTTTGGTATTATTTGGTTGTGGAGCGGCTGCAGTAGCCGGGGCAACTACTTTAGGCGGTCTTTCAGGATTAGGTTTGTTAGGTATCTCACTTGCATTTGGTCTCTCAGTTGTTGTTTTTGCTTATGCAATTGGAGGAATTAGCGGTTGTCATATTAATCCTGCAGTGACTATTGGTGTATTAGTTGCAGGAAAAATTTCTGCGAAAGATGCTGCTGTTTATATCGTTGCACAATTTATAGGCGCATTACTAGGTGCTTTTGTTTTGCAACAAATTTTAGGAGGACAATTAGCCGGCTTTACTGCTGGTGAGTGGGCATATGGTTCGAATGGATGGGGTAAAGGGTATCAGAATGAATATGGTGTTACAGCAGCTTTTTTAACAGAAGCAGTTTTGACATTTCTTTTCTTATTTGTGATCCTAGCGACTACTTCTAAAGTTGGTAATGGTACTATGGCAGGATTAGCGATAGGTCTTACCTTAGTATTGATTCACTTAGTTGCCATTCCTATCACTGGAACATCTGTCAATCCAGCACGTAGTTTTGGTCCAGCTATATTAGCAGGAGGACAAGCACTTTCTCAATTGTGGTTGTTTATTGTAGCACCTATTGTAGGAGCAGTAGTAGCGGCAGTTGTTTGGCGTGTTTTAGAACCAAAACAAGATTAATTAAAATTTCTTTTTATAACTGAGTAGCTCCATATATTAATGGAGCTATTTTTTTATAAGCGCTATTATCAGATTTGCTCCTTTTTGTTTTGCAGTGCACTCGCAAAATTCGTATCTTCGTACAATGGAAAATTTTATTGTTTCTGCCCGTAAATATCGTCCGATCACCTTTGAATCGGTTGTTGGTCAGCAACACATCACGGGTACCCTAAAAAATGCGATTCACAACAATCAGTTGGCACAAGCATTTTTATTCTGTGGACCAAGAGGTGTTGGTAAAACAACTTGTGCTCGTATCTTGGCAAAAACAATAAATTGTGAACATATTTCTGCTCAAAGTGAGGCTTGTGGTGAATGTGATAGCTGCAAATCTTTTCAGAATGGCAATTCATTTAGTATCCACGAATTAGATGCCGCATCTAATAATTCAGTCGATGATATTCGTAGTCTTATCGATCAAGTTCGAATCCCCCCTCAAGTTGGTAAGTATAAAATCTATATTATAGATGAGGTGCATATGCTTTCTCAACAAGCTTTCAATGCTTTTCTGAAAACATTAGAAGAACCACCCACCTATGCGATCTTTATTTTGGCAACTACGGAGAAACATAAAATTTTACCAACGATTTTATCGCGTTGTCAGATATTTGATTTTAATCGTATTCGGGTAGAAGATATGGCCACTCATTTGAGTCATATTGCGAATAATGAAAATATCCAATATGACCAAGATGGGCTTCATATCATTGCTCAAAAAGCTGATGGTGGATTGCGAGACGCACTCTCGATGTTTGACCAAATCGTTAGTTTTTCAAACAAAAAAGTAACTTATCAAGCGGTTATTGACAATTTGAATATTTTAGATTATGACTATTTTTTCAAATTGACACAAGCTATCTTGGAAGAAAATCCAGCGCAAGCTTTATTGATTCTGAATGATATTTTGAATAATGGATTTGATGGTAGTCATTTTATTTCTGGATTGGCATCACATCTAAGAAACTTATTAGTAGCGAAGGAATCTACTACTTTAAAATTATTGGAAGTAAGTGAACGTATTCGTGCTCAGTATCTGGAGCAAGCTCAAAAGGCTTCAACAGGATTATTATTATCTGCCTTGAATATCTCAAATCAATGCGAGATCAATTATAAAACAAGTAAAAACCAACGACTTCAAGTAGAATTGGCATTATTAAAAATGTGCCATTTGTCTAGTGCCATTAAGTTGAGCCAGCTAGGTTCTATTCAGATTCCAAATACCGCGGAGGCATTAAAAAAAAAACACTCTAGTATAGCACAAAGTGATGCGACAGCGATTCCTGCTGTTATCCCTTCTATACCAGTTCTGAAGAATCCTACTGAAGAAAATAATCACGCCAATCTACATACAACTCCTTTAAAAGAACAATCTAAAATAGCTGAACCAGCAAACTTGCCTCCAAAAGTAAAAAAAGGAGGGTGGGGTGCAGTAAAAAGTTCCATACCAGCATTGCCTGATCTGAACGCTATCTTCGATTCTAAATCGGAAGAAGCTGATGATGATGGACCTAGTTTAATTAGAGGAGCAGAAGAAGAAACGGTATCTTTTGAACAGTTTCTTCAAGTTTGGAACATCTTAGCCGCTAAGATTAAGAAAGAAAATAAAATCAATTTATATACCTTGATGACTGCCGTCACGCCAAAATTAGATGGCAATCAAATAAAAGTCGATGTCGAGAATATGGTTCAAATGGATGTATTAAATACGGCAAAAATTGATTTGTTGAACTATCTACGTCCAACATTACGCAATTTTTCCTTAGATTTAACGGGTATTGTGATGGAACACGATGTCCTGCGTAAACCTTATACATCACAAGAAAAATATCAAGCTATGGTTCAAAAGAATCCACTTTTGGAAACACTTCGAAAAGATTTAAATTTAGGACTGAGCTAAGGATCCGTTATCTTTTCTTGCAATAAGCCACTTTTCTTTTCGTATCTTTGCCTTTCAAATTGGTATTAGGCAATACAATAAAACCAAATCTTAATTCATACAAAGCATGCAAAATTTTCAAAGACACGATCGATCACCTGATAGAAGAGAAACTAATCAAATGGTTTTCGGTATTCGTGCCGTTATAGAAGCAATAGATAGTGGTAAAGAAATAGAATCATTATTTGTGCAAAGAGGTTTAGGAGGAAGTTTATTTTTAGAATTGAAAGCACTTTTAAAAGAACATGAAATTGGGTTTCAACAAGTACCTATTGAAAAGTTAAATCGTATCACACGAAAAAATCACCAAGGTGTTATTGCCATTATTTCTCCTATTACTTACCAAAAAATTGAAGATATTGTTCCTGAAATATATGAAAAAGGGGAGGTACCCTTATTCTTAATATTGGATGGTGTTACCGATGTTCGTAATCTTGGTGCGATAGCACGTACTGCAGAATGTTCAGGTGTTCATGCGATTATTGTTCCTAAAAAAGGTTCCGCAGAGATCAATCCAGACGCAATTAAAACATCAGCAGGAGCCTTATATAAAATTCCTGTTTGTCGTCATGAGAGCTTGTCTAAAGTTGCTAAATTTCTAATTGAATCGGGCATTCAATTGGTTGTAAGTACAGAAAAGACAAAAGATAGTATTTATGATGTGGATTATACAGTCCCGACTTGTATTATTATGGGAGCTGAAGATGTGGGTGTTTCTGACGATTTAATTCGTATTGCGGATCATTTAGCAAAAATTCCCATGTTTGGAGAAATTGGTTCTTTAAACGTCTCCGTTTCCGCTGCTGTCGTTTTATATGAAGCGATACGCCAACGTATCAAATAGTATTAACTAATTATTTTAATAAATATAGAAAGGAGTAATTTTACTCCTTTTTCTGTGTTCTGTAATTCCGATTCCTGTGTTATCATGAAGACGTTCTTCTAATTCATGAATTTCATGTTACATTTTTCCTATCCACCTCTGTGAACCGGATATTTTAGGAATTTCGTTACCCTGGTTATCAATGCTATATTTGTTCATTTTACAGGACTCATTCCCCTTAGAAAAATAGGATCAAGTTCTAGTCTTCTACTATTATTAGCGTGTTGGATTATTTAAAATAGAAAGAAATGTGTAAGAAAGATAAAATAAAGGACATAAAAAAGGGGCCATTTTTGAAAATAGCCCCTTTATCTTATATTCTAAAAAGAATTAGTATTTGCTTTTAGATTCTTTTCTTTTTCCAGAAAAGTCTCTAAAACCACCACCGTTACCTTCTCTGCGATCTCCACCACGGAATCCACCCTCACGTCTTTCACCACCACCGCTGTTTCTGCGATCTCCACCACGGTATCCACCTTCACGTCTTTCACCACCACCAAAGCTTCTGCGTTCACCACCACCACTGCGACTTCTGTTTCCACCGCCACGGTTTTCACTTTTTCCATCTCCAGAAACTTCGATACGAACATTACGTCCGTTGAAATCAACTTCTTTGAATCCTTCGAATACTTTACTTACTTCAGCATCTTCTACTTCGAAGAAAGTAAATACTCCCTTTAAATCAATTTTACCAATTGATTTTCCAGAAATTTTAGCGTTGTTACAAATAAATCCCAACATGTCTCCACGACTGAATTCATCTACAGAACCTAAGTTCATGAATAAACGTGTGTATCCTTTTGAACTACCACGTTCTCCTCTTTCACCACGCTCGCCTCTTTCGCCACGTTCGCGGCCATTGCTGCTGATATCACGTGCTTCGATATTTAAATCATGAGCCCCTTTGTAATAATCTAAGAATCTATTGAATTCTAATGAAGCAAACCTTTTTACGATATCCTCTTTCGATAACGATTCAAAACCTTCCATAATAGCTGGTAAGAATTGATTGATTTGATCCTCATTAACTTCTACATTCTGAACTTTATTGATGATCGTTAATAATTGTTTTTCAACAACATCAGATCCTTGAGGAACTTGTTTACGTTCAAATTGTTTTCCGATAACTTTTTCAAGTTGACGAATTTTACTTTGTTCTTTAATGTTGATCAACGAGATTGAAATACCAGTTTTACCTGCGCGGGCTGTACGGCCTGAACGGTGCGTATAGTTTTCAATTTCATCAGGTAAAGAGAAGTTAATCACGTGAGTTACGTCGTTTACATCAATACCACGCGCCGCAACGTCAGTAGCAATTAATAATTGTAAACTACGGTCACGGTAACGTTTCATCACTTTATCACGTTGTTGTTGAGATAAATCTCCGTGTAGTGAATCTGCATTGTAACCATCTTTAATTAAAGATTCTGCAATTTCTTGCGTTTCAATTTTTGTACGACAAAATACGATACCAAAGATATCAGGGTTTGAATCTACAATACGTTTGAAAGCAGCATATTTGTCTTTAGCTCTAATC encodes the following:
- the rlmB gene encoding 23S rRNA (guanosine(2251)-2'-O)-methyltransferase RlmB is translated as MQNFQRHDRSPDRRETNQMVFGIRAVIEAIDSGKEIESLFVQRGLGGSLFLELKALLKEHEIGFQQVPIEKLNRITRKNHQGVIAIISPITYQKIEDIVPEIYEKGEVPLFLILDGVTDVRNLGAIARTAECSGVHAIIVPKKGSAEINPDAIKTSAGALYKIPVCRHESLSKVAKFLIESGIQLVVSTEKTKDSIYDVDYTVPTCIIMGAEDVGVSDDLIRIADHLAKIPMFGEIGSLNVSVSAAVVLYEAIRQRIK
- a CDS encoding DEAD/DEAH box helicase — translated: MNPFLELGIREEIVNAISELGFEKPSEIQEKAIPVLLTGNDDFVGLAQTGTGKTAAFGLPLLQQLDFSQKHPQALVLCPTRELCLQISKDIERYAKNLDNAHVVAVYGGANISDQLRQIRRGVQIVVATPGRMLDIIGRNAIDFSQVKYVVLDEADEMLNMGFKEDINNILSETPDTKKTWLFSATMPTEVRRIAKNYMTDPVEMTVGTKNTGNANIEHQYYLIRAKDKYAAFKRIVDSNPDIFGIVFCRTKIETQEIAESLIKDGYNADSLHGDLSQQQRDKVMKRYRDRSLQLLIATDVAARGIDVNDVTHVINFSLPDEIENYTHRSGRTARAGKTGISISLINIKEQSKIRQLEKVIGKQFERKQVPQGSDVVEKQLLTIINKVQNVEVNEDQINQFLPAIMEGFESLSKEDIVKRFASLEFNRFLDYYKGAHDLNIEARDISSNGRERGERGERGERGERGSSKGYTRLFMNLGSVDEFSRGDMLGFICNNAKISGKSIGKIDLKGVFTFFEVEDAEVSKVFEGFKEVDFNGRNVRIEVSGDGKSENRGGGNRSRSGGGERRSFGGGERREGGYRGGDRRNSGGGERREGGFRGGDRREGNGGGFRDFSGKRKESKSKY
- a CDS encoding DNA polymerase III subunit gamma/tau; this encodes MENFIVSARKYRPITFESVVGQQHITGTLKNAIHNNQLAQAFLFCGPRGVGKTTCARILAKTINCEHISAQSEACGECDSCKSFQNGNSFSIHELDAASNNSVDDIRSLIDQVRIPPQVGKYKIYIIDEVHMLSQQAFNAFLKTLEEPPTYAIFILATTEKHKILPTILSRCQIFDFNRIRVEDMATHLSHIANNENIQYDQDGLHIIAQKADGGLRDALSMFDQIVSFSNKKVTYQAVIDNLNILDYDYFFKLTQAILEENPAQALLILNDILNNGFDGSHFISGLASHLRNLLVAKESTTLKLLEVSERIRAQYLEQAQKASTGLLLSALNISNQCEINYKTSKNQRLQVELALLKMCHLSSAIKLSQLGSIQIPNTAEALKKKHSSIAQSDATAIPAVIPSIPVLKNPTEENNHANLHTTPLKEQSKIAEPANLPPKVKKGGWGAVKSSIPALPDLNAIFDSKSEEADDDGPSLIRGAEEETVSFEQFLQVWNILAAKIKKENKINLYTLMTAVTPKLDGNQIKVDVENMVQMDVLNTAKIDLLNYLRPTLRNFSLDLTGIVMEHDVLRKPYTSQEKYQAMVQKNPLLETLRKDLNLGLS
- a CDS encoding MIP family channel protein codes for the protein MEIKTSTKFVAELIGTFGLVLFGCGAAAVAGATTLGGLSGLGLLGISLAFGLSVVVFAYAIGGISGCHINPAVTIGVLVAGKISAKDAAVYIVAQFIGALLGAFVLQQILGGQLAGFTAGEWAYGSNGWGKGYQNEYGVTAAFLTEAVLTFLFLFVILATTSKVGNGTMAGLAIGLTLVLIHLVAIPITGTSVNPARSFGPAILAGGQALSQLWLFIVAPIVGAVVAAVVWRVLEPKQD